From the Hyalangium gracile genome, one window contains:
- a CDS encoding glycoside hydrolase family 1 protein, producing the protein MSADERTFPEGFTFGVATSAYQVEGGIENDWAEWERAGKLKEPHVRCGRAVDHWNRYEEDYGLALEAGASAFRVSLEWARIEPGRGQFDGAVLEAYRERLLRMKARGLRPVVTLHHFTHPTWFHRETPWHTPASVEAFRAYTRACAPLLKGLDALLITLNEPMVVLLGGYLQGLLPPGIADGPKTMQALENMVRAHVAAREELQAVLGKVELGISQNMLCFAPDRWWNPLDRALVRLGAHAYNHAFHEALVSGKLRVNMPGVASTRVDIPQAKGSCEFIGVNYYSRAHLRFIPRTPFIEFKFRDRHGRGLTDIGWEDYPEGFGQILREVKRYGLPVWVTENGIDDRDGQRRPHYIHSHLAQVLEARAQGVDIRGYLYWSLLDNFEWLEGWGPRFGLYHVDFDTLERRPTPACAYFRTVAQGRRLVPPELASPQPSAAR; encoded by the coding sequence ATGAGTGCCGACGAGAGGACGTTTCCCGAGGGCTTCACCTTCGGAGTCGCCACCTCCGCCTACCAGGTGGAGGGAGGCATCGAGAACGACTGGGCCGAGTGGGAGCGCGCCGGGAAGCTGAAGGAGCCGCACGTGCGCTGCGGCCGCGCGGTGGACCACTGGAATCGTTACGAAGAGGACTATGGGCTCGCCCTGGAGGCCGGGGCCTCGGCCTTCCGCGTCTCTCTGGAGTGGGCGCGCATCGAGCCTGGGCGCGGCCAGTTCGACGGAGCGGTGCTCGAGGCCTACCGCGAGCGGCTGCTGCGCATGAAGGCGCGGGGCCTGAGGCCCGTGGTGACGCTCCACCACTTCACCCACCCCACGTGGTTCCACCGGGAGACGCCCTGGCACACGCCGGCCAGCGTGGAGGCCTTCCGCGCCTACACCCGCGCGTGCGCGCCGCTGCTGAAGGGGCTGGATGCGCTGCTCATCACCCTCAACGAGCCCATGGTGGTGCTGCTCGGGGGGTACCTGCAGGGCCTGCTGCCGCCGGGCATCGCCGACGGGCCGAAGACGATGCAGGCGCTGGAGAACATGGTGCGCGCCCACGTGGCCGCGCGCGAGGAGTTGCAGGCGGTGCTGGGCAAGGTGGAGCTGGGCATCTCCCAGAACATGCTCTGCTTCGCGCCGGACCGGTGGTGGAACCCGCTGGACCGCGCCCTCGTGCGGCTGGGCGCCCACGCGTACAACCATGCGTTCCACGAGGCGCTCGTCTCCGGGAAGCTGCGGGTGAACATGCCGGGCGTGGCCTCCACGCGGGTGGACATCCCCCAGGCGAAGGGCTCGTGCGAGTTCATCGGCGTCAACTACTACTCCCGTGCGCATCTGCGCTTCATCCCTCGCACGCCTTTCATCGAGTTCAAGTTCCGGGACAGACACGGCCGCGGCCTCACGGACATCGGCTGGGAGGACTACCCCGAGGGCTTCGGGCAGATCCTCCGCGAGGTGAAGCGCTACGGGCTGCCCGTCTGGGTGACCGAGAACGGCATCGATGACCGCGACGGCCAGCGACGGCCCCACTACATCCACTCGCACCTGGCGCAGGTGCTGGAGGCGCGCGCCCAGGGGGTGGACATCCGCGGCTACCTCTACTGGAGCCTGCTGGACAACTTCGAGTGGCTGGAGGGCTGGGGCCCCCGCTTCGGGCTCTACCACGTGGACTTCGACACGCTGGAGCGCCGCCCCACCCCGGCCTGCGCGTACTTCCGCACCGTGGCCCAGGGCCGGCGGCTCGTCCCTCCCGAGCTGGCCTCGCCTCAGCCCAGCGCGGCCCGGTAG
- the dusB gene encoding tRNA dihydrouridine synthase DusB, with amino-acid sequence MLQIGPYTLPNPYILAPMAGVSEMPFRVIAFRMGAALCPTELVSSQGLMRTNQRTLKYLRFDPQVERPYSLQIFGGDPEAMARAAVVGKEYGAQLIDINMGCPVKKVTKNGAGSGLLCDPPRAADIVRQIRAATGLPVTCKIRSGWDAKSLNYLRVAGELFEAGCAALAIHPRTREQGYSGKADWGVIADLKRHFPDRPIIGNGDVKTREDAHRMLETTGCDFVMIGRGALGNPWIFRELTGGEPPTPEERCEGVLAHFRAHVAFVGDELGAVRSFRKPMAWYAHGLRGAALFRSEVNALDSAEAVEEAARRFFASASVDLTGPSEEQDVDYRAALG; translated from the coding sequence ATGTTGCAGATCGGCCCTTACACCCTCCCCAACCCCTACATCCTGGCCCCCATGGCGGGGGTGAGCGAGATGCCCTTCCGCGTCATCGCCTTCCGGATGGGGGCGGCGCTGTGTCCCACCGAGCTGGTCAGCTCCCAGGGACTGATGCGCACCAACCAGCGCACCCTCAAGTACCTGCGGTTCGATCCTCAGGTGGAGCGGCCCTACTCGCTGCAGATCTTCGGAGGAGACCCGGAGGCCATGGCCCGGGCCGCGGTGGTGGGCAAGGAGTACGGCGCCCAGCTCATCGACATCAACATGGGCTGCCCGGTGAAGAAGGTGACGAAGAACGGCGCCGGCAGCGGCCTGCTGTGCGATCCGCCCCGCGCCGCGGACATCGTCCGCCAGATTCGCGCGGCCACCGGGCTGCCCGTCACCTGCAAGATTCGCTCGGGGTGGGACGCGAAGAGCCTCAACTACCTGCGCGTGGCCGGCGAGCTGTTCGAGGCCGGCTGCGCGGCGCTCGCCATCCACCCGCGTACCCGCGAGCAGGGCTACTCGGGCAAGGCGGACTGGGGAGTCATTGCTGACCTCAAGCGCCACTTCCCGGACCGGCCCATCATCGGCAACGGGGACGTGAAGACGCGCGAGGACGCGCACCGCATGCTGGAGACCACCGGCTGCGACTTCGTGATGATCGGCCGTGGAGCGCTGGGCAACCCATGGATCTTCCGCGAGCTTACCGGCGGAGAGCCGCCCACGCCCGAGGAGCGCTGCGAGGGCGTGCTGGCCCACTTCCGGGCGCACGTGGCCTTCGTGGGAGATGAGCTCGGGGCGGTGCGCAGCTTCCGCAAGCCCATGGCCTGGTACGCGCACGGACTGCGGGGCGCGGCCCTCTTCCGCTCGGAGGTGAACGCGCTGGACTCCGCCGAGGCGGTGGAGGAGGCCGCGCGCCGCTTCTTCGCCTCCGCGAGCGTGGACCTGACAGGCCCCTCGGAGGAGCAGGACGTGGACTACCGGGCCGCGCTGGGCTGA
- a CDS encoding TPR end-of-group domain-containing protein, producing the protein MFRFRLGSIPVEVQASHLLVSAAIALTFTPTGRPGITGTMGFNVVSWMLIVFVSVLVHELGHAVASRAFGYQPSITLAWMGGHTLPNAPGPIPWHRDVLLTLAGPVFGLLLGLACWVGSLLVGDRSEVLDYLLSVGAIANFFWAGLNLLPVLPLDGGRIVSVLAVRLFKHRGFVAAQVLALLICLGMVAWGIRQRAPFLTLFFAMFGFQAVRAISEAMKRPAPLGEAETAVARTLQEAHEAMSKNELSEARRLASSALDNGTALTPDLASRAHYLLGWVALKEGQGRMALDHFSQVQRQPVETHALAAAFSLVGDEARALPLWEMAWRDTGDRTVMHEYAGSLIRSGKEAQALRLPGVDAAAAFSCAERVLFIRGAYSEAAAMGEAALTHVPNPTIAYDAACAFARARNVTDAVRMLHRARELGFRDGAYAASDEDLAPLHGHPAFEAWLTDLRQSASS; encoded by the coding sequence ATGTTCCGCTTTCGCCTGGGGAGCATCCCCGTCGAAGTCCAGGCCAGTCACCTGCTCGTGTCGGCGGCGATTGCCCTGACGTTCACGCCCACCGGCCGACCCGGCATCACCGGGACCATGGGCTTCAACGTCGTCTCGTGGATGCTCATCGTCTTCGTCTCCGTGCTCGTCCACGAATTGGGCCACGCCGTGGCCAGCCGGGCGTTCGGCTACCAGCCGAGCATCACCCTGGCCTGGATGGGAGGGCACACCCTGCCCAACGCACCGGGCCCCATCCCCTGGCACCGTGACGTGCTGCTGACCCTGGCGGGGCCCGTCTTCGGGCTGCTGCTGGGGCTGGCGTGCTGGGTGGGCAGCCTCCTGGTGGGGGACCGCTCCGAGGTGCTCGACTACCTGCTGAGCGTGGGGGCCATCGCCAACTTCTTCTGGGCCGGGCTCAACCTGCTGCCGGTGCTACCCCTGGATGGAGGGCGCATCGTCAGCGTGCTGGCGGTGCGGCTGTTCAAGCACCGGGGCTTCGTGGCGGCGCAGGTGCTGGCCCTGCTCATCTGCCTGGGCATGGTGGCCTGGGGCATCCGCCAGCGCGCGCCCTTCCTCACCTTGTTCTTCGCCATGTTCGGCTTCCAGGCCGTGCGCGCCATCTCCGAGGCGATGAAGCGGCCCGCCCCGCTGGGAGAGGCGGAGACGGCCGTCGCGCGCACCCTCCAGGAGGCCCACGAGGCGATGTCGAAGAACGAGCTCTCGGAGGCACGGCGGCTGGCCTCCTCCGCGCTCGACAACGGCACCGCGCTCACCCCGGACCTGGCCAGCCGCGCCCACTATCTGCTCGGGTGGGTGGCCCTCAAGGAAGGCCAGGGCCGCATGGCGCTGGACCACTTCTCCCAGGTGCAGCGCCAGCCGGTGGAGACGCACGCGCTGGCCGCCGCCTTCTCGTTGGTGGGCGACGAGGCGCGCGCCCTGCCCCTGTGGGAGATGGCCTGGCGCGACACGGGCGATCGCACGGTCATGCACGAGTACGCCGGCAGCCTCATCCGCTCGGGGAAGGAGGCCCAGGCGCTGCGGCTGCCCGGGGTGGATGCCGCCGCGGCCTTCTCCTGTGCCGAGCGCGTGCTGTTCATCCGCGGCGCCTACTCCGAGGCCGCGGCCATGGGCGAGGCGGCGCTGACCCATGTCCCCAACCCGACGATTGCCTATGACGCGGCGTGTGCATTCGCTCGTGCACGGAATGTCACGGATGCGGTGCGCATGCTGCACCGCGCCAGGGAGCTGGGATTCCGGGATGGGGCCTATGCCGCCTCGGACGAGGACCTGGCGCCGCTCCATGGCCACCCCGCCTTCGAGGCGTGGCTGACGGATCTTCGCCAATCTGCGTCCTCCTGA
- a CDS encoding acyl-CoA desaturase — protein sequence MHAPARAPDEKINWLASIPFFGVHLMCLFVFYVGAKPVDLLVCLGLYVVRMWGITAGYHRYFSHRSYKTNRFFQFILALVGTTSVQKGVLWWAANHRHHHRESDTELDIHSPIQKGFWWSHVGWILCDKYGDTKYESIKDFARFPELRLLNRFHLLPGIALAVALYFIGGFSMLVWGFFVSTTLLWHGTFTINSLSHIFGKRRYRTTDTSKNNWLLALITLGEGWHNNHHYYQNTANQGWFWWEVDFSYYSLKALSWVGVVKDLRTPTDAVKYAYLKYTPEQKAELNSPTAFWSAMAAQKKAAEDKVREALAAAADHLPTSAPAPQAMIKRQ from the coding sequence ATGCACGCTCCTGCTCGCGCCCCTGACGAGAAGATCAACTGGCTGGCCTCCATCCCCTTCTTCGGGGTCCACCTGATGTGCCTCTTCGTCTTCTATGTGGGGGCGAAGCCGGTGGACCTGCTGGTCTGCCTGGGCCTGTACGTGGTGCGCATGTGGGGCATCACCGCGGGCTACCACCGCTACTTCAGCCACCGCTCCTACAAGACGAACCGCTTCTTCCAGTTCATCCTGGCGCTGGTGGGCACCACGTCGGTGCAGAAGGGCGTGCTGTGGTGGGCGGCCAACCACCGGCACCACCACCGCGAGTCGGACACCGAGCTGGACATCCACTCGCCCATCCAGAAGGGCTTCTGGTGGAGCCACGTCGGCTGGATCCTCTGCGACAAGTACGGTGACACGAAGTACGAGTCCATCAAGGACTTCGCGCGCTTCCCGGAGCTGCGCTTGCTCAACCGCTTCCACCTGCTGCCGGGCATCGCGCTGGCCGTGGCGCTGTACTTCATCGGCGGCTTCTCGATGCTCGTCTGGGGCTTCTTCGTGAGCACCACGCTGCTGTGGCACGGCACCTTCACCATCAACTCGCTGAGCCACATCTTCGGCAAGCGCCGCTACCGCACCACGGACACCAGCAAGAACAACTGGCTGCTGGCGCTCATCACCCTGGGCGAGGGCTGGCACAACAACCACCACTACTACCAGAACACCGCCAACCAGGGCTGGTTCTGGTGGGAGGTGGACTTCAGCTACTACTCGCTCAAGGCGCTCTCGTGGGTGGGCGTGGTGAAGGACCTGCGCACCCCGACCGATGCGGTGAAGTACGCCTACCTGAAGTACACGCCGGAGCAGAAGGCGGAGCTCAACTCGCCCACGGCCTTCTGGAGCGCGATGGCGGCCCAGAAGAAGGCGGCCGAGGACAAGGTGCGCGAGGCCCTGGCGGCCGCGGCGGACCACCTGCCTACCTCCGCGCCCGCCCCCCAGGCGATGATCAAGCGCCAGTAA
- a CDS encoding RNA polymerase sigma factor, whose amino-acid sequence MARFCQGEATAFDALFQRYSRPVHGYLTRLTGSASAAEDLVQLTFLSLVRARGRFQAGARVKPWLYAIATNAARDHQRRTRRPEELTDEGELPVTVAAETAGPRDMGLERTVQRALEMLPEGQRIPIVMHRFEGMSFAEIAEAMGLTESAVKVRAHRGYARLRELLAGLKEEASQ is encoded by the coding sequence ATGGCCAGGTTCTGCCAGGGTGAGGCGACGGCGTTCGATGCGCTCTTCCAGCGCTACTCGCGCCCTGTCCACGGCTACCTCACCCGGCTGACGGGCAGTGCCTCGGCGGCCGAGGACCTGGTGCAGCTCACCTTCCTGTCCCTGGTGCGAGCGCGTGGGCGCTTCCAGGCGGGCGCGCGGGTGAAGCCGTGGCTGTACGCCATCGCCACCAACGCCGCGAGGGACCACCAGCGCCGCACCCGGCGGCCGGAGGAGCTCACCGACGAGGGCGAGCTGCCGGTGACGGTGGCGGCGGAGACGGCCGGCCCGCGGGACATGGGGCTGGAGCGCACGGTGCAGCGGGCCCTGGAGATGCTGCCCGAGGGCCAGCGCATCCCCATCGTCATGCACCGCTTCGAGGGGATGAGCTTCGCGGAGATCGCCGAGGCGATGGGCCTGACGGAGTCCGCGGTGAAGGTGCGCGCCCACCGAGGGTACGCGCGGCTGCGCGAGCTGCTGGCCGGGCTGAAGGAGGAGGCGAGCCAATGA
- a CDS encoding NrsF family protein encodes MTPECERVMDSLGQPLPPELAAHAASCEDCRALTSGFGALEALPPVAPPKSTPGLEAARARTLEELATQPVAKPWWRELLALLVAYLVVMVGGLFTLGRSGLVANTASPAVIAVLALLILALVGGGAYISLAPARRGLPWAWVAGGAAMVSLLLVVGGSGIASARGFLAGVMGCLTTEVVLSIPPLALALVLLCRSAFQPVRAIAAGLSAGGVSLFVLHLHCADGTTGHLMLGHLVPWLLLAGVALFLRARLPTRSYAP; translated from the coding sequence ATGACGCCCGAGTGCGAGCGCGTGATGGATTCCCTGGGACAGCCCCTGCCGCCGGAGCTGGCCGCGCATGCCGCCTCGTGCGAGGACTGCCGCGCCCTCACCTCCGGCTTCGGGGCGCTCGAGGCGCTGCCGCCCGTGGCCCCCCCCAAGTCCACACCGGGCCTGGAGGCCGCGCGCGCGCGGACGCTGGAGGAGCTGGCCACCCAGCCCGTGGCAAAGCCGTGGTGGCGCGAGCTGCTGGCGCTGCTGGTGGCCTACCTCGTGGTGATGGTGGGAGGCCTGTTCACCCTGGGCCGCTCGGGCCTGGTGGCCAACACGGCCTCTCCGGCCGTCATCGCCGTGCTGGCGCTCCTCATCCTCGCGCTGGTGGGCGGCGGCGCGTACATCTCCCTGGCTCCGGCGCGGCGCGGCTTGCCCTGGGCGTGGGTGGCCGGGGGCGCGGCGATGGTGTCGCTCCTCCTGGTGGTGGGCGGCTCGGGCATCGCCTCGGCGCGCGGCTTCCTCGCGGGGGTGATGGGGTGCCTCACCACCGAGGTGGTGCTGTCCATTCCGCCGCTGGCGCTGGCGCTCGTGCTGCTGTGCCGCTCCGCCTTCCAGCCCGTGCGCGCCATCGCCGCGGGGCTGTCCGCGGGCGGCGTGAGCCTCTTCGTCCTGCACCTGCACTGCGCGGATGGGACGACCGGGCACCTGATGCTGGGCCACCTGGTGCCGTGGCTCCTGCTGGCCGGGGTGGCGCTCTTCCTGCGCGCGCGCCTGCCCACGCGCAGCTACGCCCCGTGA